In one window of Rhodoglobus vestalii DNA:
- the ppk2 gene encoding polyphosphate kinase 2, protein MSQTQRVSMELYERELKRLQIELAAMQRWIVESGLRVLVIFEGRDAAGKGGAIKRITQYLNPRSTRVVALPQPNEREKGQWYFQRYVKHLPTRGEIVLMDRSWYNRAGVERVMGYCTDDEYELFLRQVPVFEQMLVDDGIVLIKYWFSVSDKVQQRRFKSRLHDPVRRWKLSDTDLQSITHWEDYSRAKDAMFAATDTEYAPWWTVDSDVKKVARLNVMNHFVSQIEFERTEPKSVKIPKRPKAANYSRPPVDTQHFVPDIAVDL, encoded by the coding sequence ATGTCTCAGACCCAGCGTGTATCTATGGAGTTGTACGAGCGAGAGTTGAAGCGCTTGCAGATCGAACTCGCGGCGATGCAGCGGTGGATTGTCGAATCAGGCTTGCGAGTGCTGGTGATCTTCGAGGGTCGAGATGCCGCAGGCAAGGGCGGAGCGATTAAGCGCATCACTCAATATCTCAATCCCCGATCGACTCGAGTGGTCGCCCTACCGCAGCCGAATGAGCGCGAGAAGGGGCAGTGGTACTTCCAGCGCTACGTTAAGCACTTGCCGACCCGGGGCGAGATCGTGCTGATGGATCGCAGTTGGTACAACCGCGCCGGCGTCGAGCGAGTGATGGGCTACTGCACTGACGACGAGTACGAACTCTTTCTTCGGCAGGTTCCCGTCTTTGAGCAGATGCTCGTCGATGACGGTATCGTGCTGATCAAGTATTGGTTCTCGGTGTCTGACAAAGTGCAGCAGCGACGTTTTAAATCCCGCCTCCATGACCCCGTGCGCCGGTGGAAACTTTCCGACACCGACCTCCAGTCCATCACTCACTGGGAGGATTACTCGCGCGCCAAAGATGCGATGTTCGCCGCCACCGATACGGAGTACGCCCCGTGGTGGACGGTCGACAGCGACGTCAAGAAAGTGGCACGTCTCAACGTGATGAATCACTTCGTCTCGCAGATCGAGTTCGAGCGCACAGAACCAAAGTCGGTAAAAATTCCGAAACGGCCGAAGGCTGCGAACTACTCACGCCCCCCGGTTGACACCCAACACTTTGTTCCCGATATTGCAGTGGATTTGTGA
- a CDS encoding HsmA family protein, translating into MLLPAIILITFALVFYTIGVWSERVQKVLKPWHAIFFGLGLAADASGTFLMNMIANENRAAGIEQSALNQLMGVTGVIAIVLMAVHLAWAIVVLVRNRETEKNSFHRFSVIVWVIWLVPYIVGALGSSLG; encoded by the coding sequence ATGCTGCTACCCGCAATCATTCTCATCACGTTCGCCCTCGTCTTCTACACGATCGGGGTATGGAGCGAACGTGTGCAGAAAGTACTCAAGCCGTGGCACGCCATATTCTTTGGGCTTGGGCTCGCAGCTGACGCGAGCGGCACTTTTCTCATGAACATGATTGCGAACGAGAATCGGGCGGCGGGTATCGAACAGAGTGCCTTGAATCAGCTGATGGGCGTGACCGGGGTGATCGCGATCGTTCTCATGGCTGTGCACCTCGCGTGGGCGATCGTCGTGCTCGTGCGCAATCGTGAAACCGAAAAAAACAGCTTCCACCGTTTTTCGGTCATCGTGTGGGTGATCTGGCTCGTTCCCTACATCGTCGGAGCGCTCGGCTCAAGCCTCGGCTAA
- a CDS encoding hydroxymethylglutaryl-CoA reductase, degradative produces the protein MNSSRIPRFYQLSVEERLRVLYERGALSDADYRALATGSYMLDPGTADRLTENVIGVFSMPLGLGLNFQINSRDYLVPMAVEEPSIIAAVSSAARLVRRDGGFTSVADEPMLIGQIQVVDVADALGARQALLARKSEIVDLANAQHPNMLARGGGAKDVEVFLRGQTAANGELLVVHLIVDSRDAMGANLVNTMCEAVAPLVEKISGGRVFLRILSNLTDRAMVRARCVIPVDRLALDDFSGEQVRDGIVLAAEFAAMDPYRATTHNKGIMNGIDAVALATGNDWRAIEAAAHAYAASSGHYAPLTSWSADDAGNLVGNIELPLKVGTVGGQVESNPAVRIAHTILGVSTAAELAEVMAAVGLAQNFGALKALSTDGIQPGHMRLHARSVAVAAGATGARFDEVVNRLVVSGDIKVWKARHILDVLEGRIADTGSIRAIGTASIPTQAALAMPEPEPSDHGASSGCGYGKIILLGEHSVVYGRHAIAAPIGLTIQAEVTRQEYGTELVISRWDTDAAYDPIGAGLAEQVTAHIAERLGLAGKGMRVDVFPHLPRASGLGASAALAVAIIRAIADRFGLPISDSEVSSLAFECERIVHGTPSGIDNTVATFGRAILFRNPDTAPDAAAPEITDIVTPGPIQIVIGLTGVRSLTSHTVGIVRAAREKNPARYEAIFSQIDELVLAGVGALRRGDLAELGELMNMNHGLLGALQVSSPELETLVGVARRAGALGAKLTGSGGGGAMIAVAEPGAAESVGSAMRQAGFVTYLTEIR, from the coding sequence GTGAACTCTTCCCGCATCCCCCGCTTCTACCAGCTGAGCGTGGAGGAGCGTCTGCGGGTGCTCTACGAGCGCGGCGCGCTCAGTGACGCAGACTATCGCGCGCTGGCGACCGGAAGCTACATGCTCGATCCCGGCACCGCCGATCGACTCACCGAGAATGTCATCGGGGTCTTCTCCATGCCGCTCGGACTCGGACTGAACTTTCAGATCAACTCGCGTGACTACCTAGTGCCGATGGCCGTTGAGGAGCCGTCCATCATCGCCGCGGTCAGTTCCGCCGCGCGGCTGGTCCGTCGCGACGGCGGGTTCACGAGCGTCGCGGATGAGCCGATGCTGATCGGCCAGATCCAGGTCGTCGATGTGGCGGATGCGCTCGGCGCGCGGCAGGCCCTGCTGGCTCGCAAGAGTGAGATCGTCGATCTCGCCAACGCACAGCATCCAAACATGCTCGCTCGCGGCGGCGGAGCCAAGGACGTGGAGGTGTTCTTGCGTGGGCAGACGGCTGCGAACGGCGAGCTGCTCGTCGTGCATCTGATTGTGGACAGCCGGGATGCCATGGGCGCAAACCTGGTGAACACCATGTGCGAGGCCGTCGCACCGCTCGTGGAGAAGATCAGCGGCGGGCGAGTGTTCCTCCGCATCCTCTCGAATCTCACCGACCGCGCGATGGTGCGGGCGCGCTGCGTCATTCCGGTGGACCGGCTCGCCTTAGACGATTTCTCCGGAGAGCAGGTGCGGGACGGCATCGTACTCGCGGCCGAATTCGCCGCGATGGACCCGTATCGCGCAACCACACACAACAAGGGCATCATGAACGGCATCGACGCCGTCGCCCTCGCGACCGGCAACGACTGGCGCGCGATCGAAGCCGCAGCACACGCTTATGCCGCCAGCAGTGGGCACTACGCACCACTGACGAGCTGGAGCGCGGATGACGCCGGCAACCTGGTCGGAAACATCGAGCTGCCGCTGAAAGTGGGCACCGTCGGTGGGCAGGTGGAATCGAACCCTGCCGTGCGGATCGCACACACAATTCTTGGCGTGAGCACTGCGGCTGAACTGGCCGAGGTGATGGCAGCGGTGGGGCTGGCCCAGAACTTCGGTGCGTTGAAGGCGCTCTCCACCGACGGCATCCAGCCCGGGCACATGCGCCTCCACGCCCGCAGTGTCGCGGTCGCCGCCGGTGCGACTGGCGCACGCTTCGACGAGGTCGTCAATCGGCTGGTCGTGAGCGGCGACATCAAGGTGTGGAAGGCGCGGCACATTTTAGACGTGTTGGAGGGCCGGATTGCCGATACCGGGTCGATTCGTGCGATCGGCACCGCCAGCATCCCAACGCAAGCTGCCCTCGCGATGCCGGAACCCGAACCCTCAGACCACGGCGCCAGCTCCGGCTGCGGATACGGCAAAATCATTCTCCTCGGTGAGCATTCGGTGGTCTACGGCCGTCACGCCATCGCAGCACCAATCGGGCTCACCATCCAGGCGGAGGTGACCCGCCAGGAGTACGGCACGGAGTTGGTCATCTCCCGCTGGGATACGGATGCCGCCTACGACCCGATCGGCGCGGGGCTCGCGGAGCAGGTGACCGCCCACATCGCTGAGCGCCTCGGTCTCGCAGGAAAGGGCATGCGTGTCGACGTCTTCCCCCACCTGCCTCGGGCCAGCGGACTGGGTGCCTCGGCCGCCCTCGCCGTGGCAATCATCCGCGCCATAGCTGACCGTTTCGGGCTGCCGATCAGCGACAGCGAGGTGTCGAGTCTCGCATTCGAATGCGAACGCATCGTGCACGGAACACCGTCCGGCATAGATAACACGGTCGCCACCTTCGGACGCGCGATCCTGTTCCGCAACCCGGATACGGCACCGGATGCTGCGGCGCCCGAAATCACGGACATCGTCACACCTGGCCCGATCCAGATTGTTATCGGTCTCACCGGCGTGCGTTCGCTTACCTCGCACACCGTCGGTATCGTGCGTGCCGCACGGGAGAAGAATCCTGCCAGGTACGAGGCAATTTTCTCCCAGATCGACGAGCTGGTGCTGGCCGGTGTCGGCGCACTGCGCCGCGGTGATCTCGCGGAGCTTGGTGAGCTGATGAACATGAATCATGGGCTGCTCGGTGCCCTGCAAGTCTCGAGCCCGGAGCTCGAAACGCTGGTGGGTGTCGCCCGGCGAGCGGGAGCGCTCGGGGCAAAGCTCACCGGTAGCGGTGGTGGTGGCGCGATGATCGCGGTCGCGGAACCCGGCGCGGCAGAATCGGTTGGTTCTGCCATGCGCCAGGCAGGATTTGTGACGTATCTCACCGAGATTCGCTAA
- a CDS encoding DUF6153 family protein encodes MTQVTATRQSRATASAAASASRPSGGVALPSLISAVWKATVLVVLAVAVIIGILAMHSFTSPASHSDMGMPAGSSTASVAPHHAEEGVFAAASPDCLGCGEETSMALMWCVFALLAVTLLMTAPKLVKGWVGVASRQFSITTSELRSVGLIPRPPSLTVLCISRT; translated from the coding sequence ATGACACAGGTCACAGCAACGCGACAGTCTCGCGCGACTGCGTCTGCCGCTGCCTCTGCGTCGCGGCCGTCTGGCGGCGTCGCTTTGCCTAGCCTGATCAGCGCGGTCTGGAAGGCGACGGTTCTGGTCGTTCTGGCGGTGGCCGTGATCATCGGTATCTTGGCGATGCATTCGTTCACGTCGCCCGCGTCGCACTCCGATATGGGAATGCCGGCCGGTAGTTCGACCGCGAGCGTCGCCCCACACCATGCAGAAGAGGGTGTGTTCGCCGCCGCCAGTCCGGATTGTTTGGGCTGCGGTGAAGAGACATCGATGGCGTTGATGTGGTGTGTCTTCGCGCTGCTTGCCGTGACACTGCTGATGACAGCACCCAAATTGGTGAAGGGATGGGTCGGAGTTGCATCGCGTCAGTTCTCGATTACCACGTCAGAACTGAGGTCTGTCGGGCTCATTCCCAGACCTCCCTCTCTCACCGTTCTCTGTATTAGTCGCACCTGA
- a CDS encoding WD40/YVTN/BNR-like repeat-containing protein encodes MRSSSRRLLAGTILGVSVSLAAVACTAAPSGSSSTPPTIQHIHDIAFSSNSELLVGSHHGVYAVDLDTGDTALVGGVEFDAMGLAAQGENIFVSGHPGKDNHDSFAAPNVGLVKHHSETGWQQVSLAGTTDFHNLSTTPANPDFIVGLPSDRAVLLRSTDAGRTFTEASALSARDVSIDSGDPNVLTATTAEGLVVSRDGGDTFTPLAGPTLVVIAPDPTRDGGIVGIAPDGELWFGSTDIDAEWTSAGIVEGGAGAVVVSDDGAIAVAGESSVVITRDGGATWTTVI; translated from the coding sequence ATGCGTTCCTCCTCACGTCGGCTTCTCGCCGGAACAATTCTTGGCGTTAGCGTCTCCCTGGCCGCCGTCGCATGCACAGCAGCACCCAGCGGCTCATCGTCAACGCCGCCAACCATTCAGCACATCCACGACATCGCCTTCAGTAGCAACAGCGAACTGCTTGTTGGATCTCACCATGGCGTTTACGCCGTCGACCTCGACACCGGCGACACTGCCCTTGTCGGCGGCGTCGAATTTGATGCCATGGGCTTAGCGGCCCAAGGCGAAAACATTTTCGTCTCCGGCCATCCCGGAAAGGACAACCACGATTCCTTTGCCGCACCGAATGTTGGACTCGTCAAGCACCACTCGGAGACCGGATGGCAGCAAGTTTCCCTGGCGGGAACCACCGACTTTCATAACCTCAGCACCACCCCGGCGAATCCTGATTTCATTGTCGGACTCCCCTCCGACCGGGCCGTGCTGTTGCGAAGCACCGACGCGGGGCGCACCTTCACCGAAGCATCCGCATTGTCTGCCCGGGATGTCAGCATTGATAGTGGCGACCCGAACGTGCTGACCGCGACCACCGCCGAGGGACTCGTTGTCAGCCGCGACGGCGGCGATACCTTCACGCCACTAGCGGGGCCGACCCTGGTAGTCATCGCGCCCGATCCTACCCGCGATGGCGGAATCGTCGGCATTGCGCCCGACGGTGAGCTGTGGTTTGGGTCCACTGATATCGACGCCGAGTGGACTTCGGCGGGCATCGTCGAGGGTGGTGCTGGAGCAGTAGTGGTGAGCGATGATGGGGCAATTGCCGTCGCTGGCGAAAGCAGCGTTGTCATCACTAGAGACGGAGGGGCGACATGGACCACCGTCATTTGA
- a CDS encoding metal-sensitive transcriptional regulator, with protein sequence MNGYAQNKDDVLKRLRRVEGQVRGIERMVESDKYCIDVLTQVSAATKALESVALSLLADHVSHCVAEAAAEGGPVAVQKIREANEAIARLVRS encoded by the coding sequence GTGAACGGATACGCCCAGAATAAAGATGATGTTCTCAAGCGGCTTCGTCGCGTCGAGGGGCAAGTTCGCGGAATAGAGCGGATGGTCGAGTCCGACAAATATTGCATCGACGTTCTGACTCAGGTGTCTGCCGCCACGAAAGCTCTGGAGTCAGTCGCGCTGTCGTTGCTCGCAGACCATGTGAGCCATTGTGTTGCCGAAGCCGCCGCTGAAGGTGGACCTGTCGCGGTTCAGAAAATCCGCGAAGCCAACGAAGCGATCGCCCGTCTCGTACGTTCCTGA
- a CDS encoding DUF305 domain-containing protein → MKIRFAATAAMTVTALLALTGCTTAMTEAGQTPDSPATESVTIDDANSADVMFTTMMIPHHEQAVEMADMVLTKDGIDQRVLDLAKEIKAAQGPEIELMNGWLDDWGVDTDSGMAGMDHGDGMMSDSDMADLESANGDEASRLFLEQMILHHEGAIDMALLETTAGQNTEATALAQQIIDTQTAEITVMRDLLSSL, encoded by the coding sequence ATGAAGATCCGTTTTGCGGCGACAGCCGCTATGACCGTGACGGCACTACTTGCCCTCACCGGTTGCACGACCGCAATGACCGAAGCCGGGCAAACCCCCGACTCGCCGGCGACCGAGTCGGTCACCATTGACGATGCGAACAGCGCCGATGTCATGTTCACCACGATGATGATTCCGCACCACGAGCAAGCCGTTGAGATGGCCGACATGGTGCTCACTAAGGATGGAATCGATCAACGAGTCCTTGATCTCGCGAAGGAGATCAAGGCCGCTCAAGGTCCCGAGATTGAGCTCATGAACGGCTGGCTCGATGACTGGGGCGTCGATACGGACTCGGGCATGGCGGGAATGGACCACGGAGACGGGATGATGTCTGACTCCGACATGGCTGATCTGGAATCTGCCAACGGTGACGAAGCATCCCGCCTGTTTCTGGAACAAATGATCCTGCACCACGAAGGAGCAATCGATATGGCTTTGCTGGAAACTACAGCGGGCCAAAACACGGAAGCGACAGCTCTCGCGCAACAGATCATCGACACGCAAACCGCCGAGATCACCGTAATGCGCGACCTTCTCAGCTCCTTGTAA
- a CDS encoding mevalonate kinase family protein, which yields MTTAAATIIEASAPGKLFLLGEYAVLDGAPALLAAVDRRVTVTVAPSDDDRWHLSTPGLDLDSLTLEADGSIPADCDGRTHTRLRVFDAVRTVVRCTGTLSITIDSTAFFASGHKLGLGSSAAVATALTSALLTAAGRSPSREQIRILATEAHRSAQRGTGSGGDVASSSYGGLISYVRDTAPTSLVWPQELEIMAVVTGTGSSTTELVGKVTDYAAQDTARYRTDIERLSALAHTAQDAVHSAEDFLRLASDYFDALVELDTHAGAGIVSEHHLQLHSLAADLGGVFKTSGAGGGDVGLVFARRGESAARLAEAFTEAGAEAVPLSFGASGVTITPSVATTTATATHRMRDGSIS from the coding sequence ATGACGACCGCTGCCGCGACGATCATCGAAGCCTCCGCGCCGGGCAAGCTGTTCCTGCTCGGCGAATATGCGGTGTTGGATGGCGCACCGGCACTGCTGGCCGCCGTCGACCGCCGCGTCACCGTCACCGTCGCACCATCGGATGATGATCGCTGGCACCTGAGCACGCCCGGCCTCGACCTGGACTCCCTCACACTCGAGGCCGACGGAAGCATCCCAGCAGACTGTGACGGGCGCACACACACCCGGTTGCGGGTTTTCGACGCGGTGCGGACGGTGGTTCGCTGCACAGGCACCCTCTCGATCACCATCGACAGCACGGCATTTTTCGCTTCGGGGCACAAGCTGGGGCTGGGGTCCAGCGCGGCGGTTGCCACGGCACTCACATCCGCTCTCTTGACTGCTGCCGGGCGCTCGCCGAGCCGGGAACAGATCCGGATTCTCGCCACGGAAGCCCACCGCTCCGCACAGCGCGGCACGGGCAGCGGAGGAGATGTCGCCTCCAGTAGTTATGGCGGCCTCATCAGCTATGTGCGCGATACGGCACCAACATCGCTGGTTTGGCCGCAGGAACTCGAGATCATGGCCGTCGTCACCGGCACCGGCAGCAGCACAACAGAGCTTGTCGGAAAGGTCACAGATTACGCGGCACAAGACACCGCCCGATATCGCACAGACATCGAACGTCTTTCCGCGCTCGCACATACGGCACAGGATGCCGTGCACTCCGCTGAGGACTTCCTCCGTCTCGCATCCGACTACTTCGATGCGCTCGTCGAACTCGACACGCATGCCGGTGCGGGCATCGTCAGCGAACACCACCTGCAGTTGCATTCACTCGCGGCCGACCTCGGCGGCGTCTTCAAAACCTCCGGTGCGGGCGGCGGAGACGTCGGCCTGGTGTTCGCCAGGAGAGGAGAATCGGCTGCGCGGCTAGCCGAAGCTTTTACCGAAGCGGGCGCAGAGGCCGTACCGTTGAGCTTTGGCGCCAGTGGGGTGACGATCACTCCGAGCGTTGCCACCACAACCGCCACCGCCACACACAGAATGAGAGACGGGTCTATATCGTGA
- a CDS encoding multicopper oxidase domain-containing protein: MWSATSRGGIAAITVNWRTLLNEDASYGPIGFVKRWLNAQTRFWQISRGACSHGHRADRARTLPAQDCYLPVVMWGYGNMGWAWGYGLLTLASVALLSYVIVRLVSNRSGIDNARSYSRPADSSNAKRILEERFARGELTAELRSVNGALAVALKSSPQQVTIAGRNVQALSYNGGVPGPMLHVCAGDTLSVSLRNGLKDPSNLQVHGLHVSPEGISDNVSVTVEAGDSFDYQYELPANHPPGVSNPRTRLTRSCWRRATEQTSLSPERLAPPR, encoded by the coding sequence ATGTGGTCGGCAACGTCTAGAGGTGGCATCGCAGCGATCACCGTCAACTGGAGGACACTGCTGAACGAAGACGCCAGCTATGGCCCCATCGGTTTCGTGAAACGTTGGCTCAACGCCCAAACCCGATTCTGGCAAATCTCCAGAGGGGCATGCAGCCATGGACACCGGGCCGATCGCGCCCGAACATTACCCGCCCAGGATTGCTATCTGCCGGTGGTGATGTGGGGCTACGGAAATATGGGATGGGCCTGGGGATACGGGCTGCTAACACTGGCGAGCGTCGCCCTGCTCAGCTATGTCATTGTTCGTTTGGTCTCGAACAGGTCCGGGATTGACAACGCACGATCTTATTCGCGGCCCGCCGACTCATCCAATGCAAAGCGAATCCTTGAGGAGCGTTTCGCTCGTGGGGAGCTCACCGCGGAACTGCGAAGTGTCAATGGCGCCCTCGCCGTTGCCCTCAAGTCTTCACCCCAGCAGGTGACGATCGCGGGTCGTAACGTGCAGGCGTTGAGCTACAACGGCGGGGTGCCCGGCCCAATGCTGCACGTTTGTGCGGGAGACACCCTCAGCGTGAGCCTCCGCAATGGCCTGAAGGATCCCAGCAACTTGCAGGTCCACGGTCTCCACGTGTCGCCCGAAGGCATAAGCGACAACGTATCCGTCACCGTCGAAGCGGGCGACTCCTTCGATTACCAGTACGAACTGCCCGCCAATCACCCTCCGGGCGTTTCGAATCCGCGCACGAGGTTGACGAGGTCGTGCTGGCGTCGGGCAACCGAGCAGACCTCCTTGTCACCGGAAAGGCTGGCACCTCCACGCTGA
- a CDS encoding heavy metal translocating P-type ATPase, with product MSSKNHTNGNSNSAPVDAPSRHQEENATESETPESQQQHGGHEQHGEHSGGHGDHVAGFRRMFWIMLVVAVPVVGFSPMFAMLLGYELPAVWMGWISPVLGTVMYVWGGAPFLTGAVSELRSKQPGMMLLIGLAITVAFVASWGATLGLLDQGLDFWWELALLIVIMLLGHWIEMRSLAQTTSALDSLAALIPDEAERVDGDQTVTVSPSELRVGDVVVVRPGGRVPADGRVVQGSASMDESMITGESRAVRRSEGDGVVAGTVATDSGMRVEITAVGDDTTLAGIQKLVTEAQSSSSRAQRLADRAAGWLFWFALGAGAITALVWSLLGMPDAAVVRTITVLVIACPHALGLAIPLVVSISTERAAKAGVLIKDRLALESMRTVDTVLFDKTGTLTKGTPAVTAIEPTEGFEANELLALAAAAEADSEHPLARAIVAAAQERELSVPRSSDFESSPAVGVRARVADRTVQVGGPYLLEQEGGSELPVSAEWAEQGAIILHILIDGSVVGALRLADEVRAESRDAIAALHDRGVQVVMITGDAEAVAASVAKELGIDRYFAGVRPEDKAINVKELQSEGRKVAMVGDGVNDAPALAQADVGIAIGAGTDVAIASAGVILASDDPRSVVSVIELSRASYRKMKQNLWWAAGYNLLSVPLAAGILAPIGFVLPMSVGAVLMSISTIVVALNAQLLRRLDLNPEKFTGR from the coding sequence ATGAGCTCCAAAAACCACACCAACGGCAACTCGAATTCCGCGCCCGTCGACGCGCCGTCGCGCCATCAAGAAGAGAATGCCACCGAGTCTGAGACCCCTGAATCGCAGCAACAACACGGTGGGCACGAGCAGCACGGCGAGCATAGCGGTGGCCATGGTGATCACGTCGCCGGTTTTCGGCGGATGTTCTGGATCATGCTGGTTGTGGCCGTGCCGGTGGTCGGATTCTCGCCAATGTTCGCGATGCTTCTGGGGTACGAGCTGCCAGCGGTGTGGATGGGCTGGATCTCGCCAGTGCTGGGTACCGTCATGTATGTGTGGGGCGGTGCACCATTCCTCACCGGTGCGGTGAGCGAGCTGCGCAGCAAGCAACCGGGAATGATGCTCCTGATCGGGTTGGCAATTACCGTTGCGTTTGTGGCGTCGTGGGGTGCAACGTTGGGATTGCTGGATCAGGGGCTGGACTTCTGGTGGGAGCTGGCACTGCTGATCGTGATCATGCTGCTTGGCCATTGGATCGAGATGCGGTCACTAGCTCAGACGACCTCGGCGTTGGACTCACTTGCCGCCCTCATCCCTGACGAAGCTGAGCGTGTTGACGGCGACCAAACGGTGACCGTTTCGCCGTCAGAGTTGCGCGTTGGTGACGTTGTTGTCGTTCGGCCGGGTGGTCGAGTTCCTGCTGACGGGCGGGTTGTTCAGGGCTCGGCGAGCATGGACGAGTCCATGATTACCGGAGAATCCCGTGCGGTCCGCCGCAGCGAAGGTGATGGGGTTGTTGCAGGCACTGTAGCCACCGATTCTGGTATGCGTGTCGAGATCACCGCTGTTGGCGACGACACCACGCTGGCCGGAATTCAGAAGCTTGTTACCGAGGCGCAAAGCTCATCCTCGCGTGCGCAGCGACTCGCCGATCGTGCTGCAGGGTGGCTGTTTTGGTTCGCGCTCGGCGCCGGAGCGATTACAGCACTGGTCTGGTCTCTGCTCGGGATGCCTGACGCCGCTGTTGTCCGAACAATCACCGTGCTCGTCATCGCGTGCCCGCACGCCCTCGGTCTCGCGATTCCGCTGGTGGTGTCGATCTCCACCGAACGAGCCGCCAAGGCCGGAGTGCTGATCAAGGATCGATTGGCCCTGGAGAGCATGCGCACAGTCGATACCGTTCTGTTCGACAAGACCGGAACGCTTACCAAAGGCACCCCCGCTGTCACCGCTATCGAACCCACCGAAGGCTTCGAAGCGAATGAGCTCTTGGCGTTGGCGGCCGCCGCGGAAGCCGACTCTGAGCATCCACTTGCCCGGGCAATCGTCGCAGCAGCACAAGAACGCGAACTATCCGTGCCGCGATCAAGCGATTTTGAGTCATCTCCAGCAGTTGGTGTTCGTGCTCGCGTCGCAGACCGCACCGTCCAGGTCGGTGGCCCGTACCTCCTTGAGCAGGAGGGTGGTTCTGAGCTTCCAGTCTCAGCCGAATGGGCAGAACAGGGCGCAATCATCCTCCATATTCTGATCGACGGCAGTGTCGTCGGCGCCTTACGGCTTGCTGATGAAGTGCGGGCTGAATCCCGGGATGCGATCGCAGCACTTCACGACCGAGGCGTTCAGGTGGTCATGATCACCGGTGATGCGGAAGCGGTCGCAGCATCTGTCGCAAAAGAACTCGGAATCGATCGATACTTTGCCGGAGTACGACCCGAAGATAAGGCCATCAACGTTAAAGAACTGCAATCAGAGGGACGCAAAGTCGCGATGGTCGGCGACGGCGTCAACGATGCTCCCGCGCTTGCGCAAGCAGATGTGGGAATTGCGATCGGTGCAGGCACAGATGTCGCTATTGCTTCGGCCGGGGTAATCCTTGCCAGCGACGACCCACGTTCAGTGGTGTCAGTTATTGAGCTTTCTCGGGCGTCGTACCGAAAGATGAAGCAGAACCTCTGGTGGGCCGCCGGCTACAACCTTCTTTCCGTCCCGCTTGCCGCCGGAATATTAGCACCGATCGGATTCGTGCTGCCCATGTCGGTCGGTGCCGTTCTCATGTCGATATCAACTATCGTTGTGGCATTGAACGCACAGCTGCTGCGCCGGTTGGACCTGAACCCCGAAAAGTTCACCGGCCGGTAA
- a CDS encoding multicopper oxidase domain-containing protein, with amino-acid sequence MMMGGGSSRSADEIPLATINGRAFDVTRIDTTVQFDSVEEWLLTNTSTLDHPLHRRVWPMQIIEQDGRPVDTIMCQDIVNIPARSTTRVRIVFDDFSGRTVYHCHILDHEDNGIKGIVDTS; translated from the coding sequence ATGATGATGGGAGGCGGCAGTTCTCGTAGCGCCGACGAAATCCCACTGGCCACAATCAACGGCCGCGCATTCGATGTCACCCGAATCGACACGACCGTCCAATTCGACAGTGTCGAGGAATGGTTGCTGACAAATACCAGCACGCTCGACCACCCCCTCCACCGCCGCGTGTGGCCGATGCAGATCATCGAGCAGGATGGGCGACCAGTCGACACCATCATGTGTCAAGACATCGTGAACATTCCAGCACGGAGCACCACGCGCGTGCGGATCGTGTTTGACGACTTCAGCGGACGAACCGTGTACCACTGCCACATTCTCGATCACGAAGACAACGGGATAAAGGGAATCGTCGACACAAGCTGA